Genomic DNA from Eriocheir sinensis breed Jianghai 21 unplaced genomic scaffold, ASM2467909v1 Scaffold1922, whole genome shotgun sequence:
tAACCCTGAGGTGCGGACAGGAGACattgggccatatttttaaacgtttctgcgcccaagaacacgtaatttactagtttttcgtgggagtttagggcctttccttgggtacttttatgaccctggtggtagtctgagccttcttctgtaccgtgaacctaaaagaacactcgttagaactcgattaacctccttcgTGGCCTCTgggaatagttggtgtgaggggcggaggCATCTGGCAATACCAACCATTGTTTCCCGAGGGTATTCAAATGTAtcccagtggtttaccgaaacacttgggaaacaCTCTGGGATACATTGCTGGGAtacatctcttgtctccaattgtgggattagcGTTAAGGTGTTAAGTAGACCACCATTAATTagcctctcttcatttcctcctcctcctccttctctctctctcttacttgcaacaataaactttcaatcaatcaatcaatctctctctctctctctctctctctctctctctctctctctctctctctctctctctctctctctctctctctctgcctataagACAACATATACTTGGTACATtccataaaaaaaagagaaattgaggTTTAATTAAGAGGATtagcccctacgaaagccttgtcaaataggtatgAACTCACCTCCTTGTTAATGAAGCAGTACACGGCGGCCACGTACAGCCCCTGCAAGCCGTCCAGCCCCGTGGCCACGAAGAAATACACCTGAAAACGATAAGAATGAAGAACTAAAGCAAAGTGATATACATGACGGGTGCAGAGACGAATGGGTGTGAAGGAGGAGCAGCGttgtcaaattgtcgtactcaccgcattgcattttcgtagtttctgaccaataacgaatgcaaaaacaaacaaacaaacatcaataaatagaagttttaacgctaacttcaattttctatcgttatttgtgtaggtacgagagtttgaggcttaaaagttaTAAAGACgaagtggtgaatacgataatctggcaccgctgaggaggaggagaaagataagaggaaggaggaggaggaggaggagttacctACCTGAGCGAGGGTGCAGAGACGAATGGGTGTGAAGGgaatggagatgaaagaggaggaggaggaggaggaggaggagaggaagaaaaggaggaggaggaggaggagaaggataagaggaagaaaaggaggaggaggaggaggaggagttacctACCTGAGcgagggtgcaggaggaggagggagggggcaggaagaGCGTCAGGAGGAACTGGAGACCAAACATGGGCAGGAGGAAGATGGTGGCCTTGACGGCGCTCCTggtggaagaaaaataataaataaataaataaataaatagataaatagataaaaagataactgattgactgactgactaactgactggctgactgattgactgactgactgactgactatcttactgactgactgactgactgactgattgatgactgactgattgactgactatcttactgactgactgactggctgactgactgactaactgactgactgactgactgactgatgactgactgattgactgactgactggctgactgactgactgactaacatactactactactactactactacaatattttCAAGTATACCCACAACTGTTATtaccattagtgtgtgtgtgtgtgtgtgtgtgtgtgtgtgtgtgtgtgtgtacctggtggCCGTGGCGTGATCGGCGTTCACTCCTTGAAGTTTGGTCATTAAAACTCTCGTCATGTTACCCAGAAGAAGCGTGTTGACctgcggaggaagaagaaggggaggaggaggaggaggaggaggaggaggaaagaagaggagagagaagtatcATAAAGTATAGTTTCCTCCAAGTGAGAtaaaacgggagagagagaggaggaaagaattaatttttttttctaagccTCCTTCCGACATCTTTAAAAATACGAATATTCTGCtactaatctttctcctcctcctcctcctcctcctcagcgttgtcaaattatcgtactcatcgcatttcattttcgtagttgctgaccgataactatataacaacaaaacgaaaaacatcaatattcaacagttttaacactaactttgattttctcacgttacttgtgtcggtacgagagtttgaggcataaaaatgatagacaCGAtttgtggttaatacgataatttggcaacgctcctcctcctcctcctcctcatatactCACGACAAGGATGACCAGCTTGGGGACGTCGAGTATGAGATGTAGCTTGTGGCTGGTAGCGGGGTCGTCCTGTAGCCAACACGCGTGGTCTTCGAGGACTCCCTTCGCTGCCGCCCAGGACCCAACCAACACCCAGGCCGGCActgcaacggaggaggaggaggaggaggaggaggaggaagatagatgaaagtaggaggtggaagaggaggagattatattaggaggaggaggaggaggaggaggaggaagaagaagaggagatgttagtagtagtagttgtagtagtagtaacagtagtagtagtagtagtagtagtagtagtagttgtaatagtagtaacagtagtagtagtagtagtagtagtagtagtagtagtagtagtagtagtagacgcgtcagtaacaccaccaccaccactaccaccaatgtcaccaccaccaccaccaccaccaatgtcaccaccaccaccaccactacc
This window encodes:
- the LOC126990710 gene encoding corticotropin-releasing factor receptor 1-like; amino-acid sequence: DSSLLDLNTAGCKVLVVLTKGFSLAVWTWMLAESLYLHRLIVAAFRGGGKTWLYVMLGWLPAWVLVGSWAAAKGVLEDHACWLQDDPATSHKLHLILDVPKLVILVVNTLLLGNMTRVLMTKLQGVNADHATATRSAVKATIFLLPMFGLQFLLTLFLPPPSSSCTLAQVYFFVATGLDGLQGLYVAAVYCFINKEVKMQVRRSVYRLKGRLYHAHDFSSAAHDPRTDVSLLSTSHAPTSPTFNTTATSTT